The segment ATAATAATTTCAATATCTTTAAGAGTTTGATTGATGACAGAGTCGAGACATTCACGAAGAAAAGCTTCGGTATTATAAACAGGGATAATAACAGATATTTTAGGAGTCATTTTATTTCCTTATGATAGTGAATATTTTTTTTAATTATTGTGAAATAGTGTTGTATCATTATCTCTTTGTTGGGATTTTATCCCAAGATGTTCATAAGCTCTAAAAGATGCCACTCTTCCTCTAGGGGTACGCTGTATGTATCCTTTTTGAA is part of the Spirochaetota bacterium genome and harbors:
- a CDS encoding glycosyltransferase; its protein translation is MTPKISVIIPVYNTEAFLRECLDSVINQTLKDIEII